The nucleotide sequence TAAGAATAAAATCTACTACTCACTCCATCCCATATTAATAGTGTCCAgataaaaaatacacagtttaaaaaaAATATCATAATAGTACTGTATTTTAtgtttactttccagttttacctTTACCTTTTCTTTCTCTTTTAATCCTATTCACAaacattaagggcataatagaacttaagcttCTTATTCTTTTTTATATatagaagtggactattaatttagaACATCCCAAAATAGAATACTGAACTATTAATATGAGACGGTAGGAATATTACGTAACAAATCTTTCAAGATATCATTACATAAACATCAATTTACATAAGAGGTAAATAGTATTCATAAATAGTGGAGTATAGTAGTAAAGTTAGGGAAATATTTATATGTATCTTTAATTTTGCTTAAAAATTAGTGGGTAAATCTTAGTCATtgaaaaaaatataattaatagtTAAAATTAAAAATGCGAGACAATCAGATGTGATTATAAGATTTTCAACAAAATTAAAGATTTAAATGAATATTTCACAGTAAAGTTATTATAAGTACAATATGTTCCAACTTAGTAGGGAGATATAGTTCTGTTTAATTAAGTCGATCATCGATCTAGAAGATCGATTATTTTATGGAACTTATTATTATATTGGATTTAACATTTTATATTCGAAAGTAGAAACAAAAAGAGTAACAAATTATATACTTTTATAATATGGTTGTTAATATCATCATCACAACACAGGCCACCAGCCACTCCCTCAAACCTGTCTCACCAACTCGCATCTAGAAGCAATTACTAGGATCACTCTTCTCTCTCATCCCCCACCTTCCATCCCCTATTTAGTCAagaaaaaatataaacatatatttgtgtgtgtgtatatatatatatatatatatatatatatatatatatatatatatatatatatatatatatatatatatatatatccacgtatattcaaaatattataaaaCCCCACATCAAGTTCTTAAATTGGCCGGCCTTTGCTCTCCATACATCTTTGAGATCAACCTAAGGCTAAGTTTTTCTTGACAACATCACAAAAAAAGAGAGAATTATAAACACACaaaaatagttttgataaaataaaatataaaataaatataaaataaaattaagagataaagaaaagaaaaaatgggAAGATCACCTTGTTGTGAAAAAGCACATACAAATAAAGGAGCATGGACTAAAGAAGAAGATGATCGGTTAATTGCTTACATAAGATCTCACGGTGAAGGGTGCTGGCGGTCACTTCCTAAGGCCGCCGGACTCCTCCGCTGCGGCAAAAGCTGCCGTCTCCGGTGGATTAATTATCTCCGGCCTGACCTTAAACGTGGCAACTTtactgaagaagaagatgaacttaTCATTAAACTACACAGTCTTCTTGGCAACAAGTAAGTTTGTAAATTCATCAAAGTTATGAATGTTTTAATCAATTCCCAGTTGTTATTTTTAAGAATTTAAGCACCCCAATTCCCATATTTTGAAAATATCATAATTTAAGTATATTTAATTTTGAGATTTGTTGAAAGTTTTGATTTTTAATAGTCTTATGAATATTTTAAAGAACTCCCATTTgtcttttataaaaataaattcgtTATATTTTAGCTAACGGTGTTCAAAATTTGTTTTTAAAAAATAGGTGGTCTTTAATTGCTGGAAGATTACCTGGGAGGACAGATAACGAAATAAAGAATTATTGGAATACTCATATTAGAAGAAAACTACTAAACCGGGGAATTGATCCGGCGACTCACCGGCCGGCAAGTGATACTCAAACTAATAATCACCGTCCTtcaaccaccacaaccaccacaaaCATCGAAAACAAAAGTGCATCTTTAGATATCACAGCCAATACAATATCTTTTGCGCACACTACTGCAAATCATATTGttaaagaagaaatagaaaatgaCACAATATATAACTCTGACCGGAAAATCAAGACTTTGTCGCCGGAGAATCAAGAAATACGCCCGGATTTAAATTTGGAGTTAAGAATTAGTCCACCTCATCATCATGAAAACAATAGCTCCTCctcctcttcatcatcatcatacgtgcAACAACAAGTTCAACATATTCATTACAACAATCAAAATCATCATCAGTATCAACATCAGGCATTAAAAACAGGTGGAAGAAGTGCAAgtcatgttgttggtggtggtggtgg is from Rutidosis leptorrhynchoides isolate AG116_Rl617_1_P2 chromosome 10, CSIRO_AGI_Rlap_v1, whole genome shotgun sequence and encodes:
- the LOC139873418 gene encoding myb-related protein 308-like, which codes for MGRSPCCEKAHTNKGAWTKEEDDRLIAYIRSHGEGCWRSLPKAAGLLRCGKSCRLRWINYLRPDLKRGNFTEEEDELIIKLHSLLGNKWSLIAGRLPGRTDNEIKNYWNTHIRRKLLNRGIDPATHRPASDTQTNNHRPSTTTTTTNIENKSASLDITANTISFAHTTANHIVKEEIENDTIYNSDRKIKTLSPENQEIRPDLNLELRISPPHHHENNSSSSSSSSSYVQQQVQHIHYNNQNHHQYQHQALKTGGRSASHVVGGGGGGNSTTICFACSLGIENSKECSCTTSLNGTTSNNNTGYDFLGLKSGVLDYRGIEMK